In Clostridium swellfunianum, a genomic segment contains:
- the dnaG gene encoding DNA primase, with amino-acid sequence MNIPDEIIQKIKDSNDIVEIVSEKVKLKRAGRYYTGLCPFHSEKSPSFTVTPERQIYKCFGCGEGGNVITFVMKTKNMDFFEAVKYLGERANIQIETNNANTIRQRDANEKLYKINTEAARFFFSKLRVNKAAMSYFTGRGILERTINSFGLGFAPKSWNELMNYLKSKGYSELDMLNAGLIIKSQKENVKATYYDRFRNRVIFPVFDFRGKVIGFGGRVLDDAKPKYLNSPETPVFKKGTNLYGLNFAIKNLKERMLIIVEGYMDCISLHQFGITNVVASLGTALTPNQAKLLKRYADKIIISYDADLAGQNATLRGLEILRAEGFDIKVLTVPQGKDPDEFIKSNGREAFLKLVNEALPLIDYRIKKVRDVIDFSRPEMKAEYAKNAALIVSDLNPLQKDVYIKRISEETDIKEEAIYDLIRGEIQKNVNKTDNLNIVENFGQKLYVDPIYLKAERNILRLIHEQRETWEYFNEHYNENIFTLESHKKIFKLISENIDSDVNQRKKHIELKCDDVDSSKEWLDIIELDLLNENGDYIKFIEDCIKEIKKFKLEETKKDILRRIKQHESRGEMQDSLKLTQQLMNIEQEITRL; translated from the coding sequence TTGAATATTCCAGATGAAATCATCCAAAAAATAAAAGATAGCAATGATATAGTGGAGATAGTTTCAGAAAAAGTTAAATTAAAGAGAGCGGGACGTTATTATACAGGCTTATGTCCTTTTCACAGTGAAAAATCTCCATCCTTTACGGTAACACCCGAAAGGCAGATATATAAGTGTTTTGGCTGTGGTGAAGGTGGAAATGTAATAACCTTCGTTATGAAAACCAAAAATATGGACTTTTTTGAAGCTGTTAAATATCTTGGTGAAAGAGCCAATATACAAATTGAAACTAATAATGCAAACACAATTAGACAAAGGGATGCAAATGAAAAACTTTATAAGATAAATACTGAAGCGGCTAGATTCTTTTTTTCTAAGCTGCGAGTAAATAAAGCTGCTATGTCTTACTTTACAGGAAGAGGCATATTAGAAAGAACTATAAATAGTTTTGGGTTAGGGTTTGCGCCCAAAAGCTGGAATGAACTTATGAACTATTTAAAATCAAAGGGATACTCTGAATTAGATATGCTTAATGCAGGTCTTATAATAAAAAGTCAAAAGGAAAATGTCAAAGCTACATACTATGATAGATTTAGGAATAGAGTTATATTTCCTGTATTTGATTTTAGGGGGAAGGTTATAGGTTTTGGCGGGAGAGTTTTAGATGATGCTAAGCCGAAGTATTTAAATTCTCCTGAAACTCCAGTGTTCAAAAAGGGAACCAATCTTTATGGATTAAATTTTGCAATAAAAAATCTCAAGGAAAGAATGCTTATAATAGTTGAAGGGTATATGGACTGCATATCATTGCATCAATTTGGTATAACTAATGTAGTGGCTTCTCTTGGAACAGCGTTGACACCAAATCAGGCAAAACTTTTAAAAAGATATGCTGATAAAATAATAATATCTTACGATGCTGATTTAGCGGGTCAGAATGCTACATTAAGAGGGCTGGAAATATTAAGAGCAGAAGGATTTGATATTAAAGTGCTTACTGTTCCGCAAGGCAAGGATCCCGACGAATTTATTAAGAGCAATGGAAGAGAGGCTTTCTTAAAACTTGTTAATGAGGCACTTCCTCTCATAGATTATAGAATAAAGAAGGTTAGAGACGTCATAGACTTTAGTAGACCTGAAATGAAGGCAGAATATGCTAAAAATGCTGCATTGATTGTTTCAGACCTTAATCCTCTTCAAAAGGATGTTTACATAAAAAGGATATCTGAAGAAACAGATATAAAAGAAGAGGCAATATATGACTTAATCAGGGGAGAAATACAAAAAAATGTAAATAAAACTGACAATTTGAATATAGTGGAAAATTTTGGACAAAAATTATATGTAGACCCTATATATCTTAAGGCAGAAAGAAATATTTTAAGGCTTATACATGAGCAAAGAGAAACTTGGGAATATTTTAATGAACATTATAACGAAAATATTTTCACACTGGAGAGTCACAAGAAAATTTTTAAGCTTATATCTGAAAACATTGATAGTGATGTTAATCAAAGAAAAAAGCATATTGAATTAAAGTGTGATGATGTGGATAGTTCAAAAGAATGGCTCGATATAATTGAGCTCGATTTGCTAAATGAGAACGGGGATTATATAAAATTTATAGAAGATTGTATTAAAGAAATAAAAAAATTTAAACTGGAAGAAACTAAAAAAGATATATTAAGAAGAATTAAGCAGCATGAGTCAAGAGGAGAGATGCAGGATTCGTTGAAATTAACACAGCAACTTATGAACATTGAACAAGAAATAACTAGATTGTAA
- the ppdK gene encoding pyruvate, phosphate dikinase gives MQKKYVYLFSEGSGKMKELLGGKGANLAEMTSLGIPVPQGFTVTTEACNKYYEDGKVIAQEIIDEIHETMAKLEEISGKKFGSVENPLLVSVRSGARASMPGMMDTILNLGLNDDTVEAMAKLTNNPRFAYDSYRRFIQMFADVVMEVEKRNFENILDEVKEAKGVKLDTELDANDLKEVVKKFKAFYKEAKGEEFPSDPKLQLIESITAVFRSWDNPRAIVYRRMNDIPSSWGTAVNVQAMVFGNKGETSGTGVAFSRNPSTGEKKIYAEYLMNAQGEDVVAGIRTPEDISTLEQRNPEVYKQFMDIVHTLENHYRDMQDMEFTIEDGKLYFLQTRNGKRTAQAALKIAVDLVEEGMCTKEEAILKVDPKQLDSLLHPAFDAADMKAAKVIAKGLPASPGAACGKITFTAEEAKERAEKGEKVVLVRLETSPEDIEGMVAAEGILTVRGGMTSHAAVVARGMGTCCVAGCGDLKVNEEAKTVEVNGLVLGQNDYLSIDGSTGNVYGQAIKTVEPEISGYFGTFMAWADEIRTLKVRTNADTPRDAAQAVKFGAEGIGLTRTEHMFFDENRIAAMREMIVAKNEAERRKALEKLLPMQREDFVGIYEAMEYRPVTIRFLDPPLHEFLPHEDEDIKALATEMGLTFEELKATVESLHEFNPMMGHRGCRLAVSYPEIAEMQTRAVIEAAIDVKARKGYDIVPEIMIPLVGEIRELKYVKDVVTRTADAIIKEKGVDLKYMVGTMIEIPRAALTADEIAKEAEFFSFGTNDLTQMTFGFSRDDAGNFLKHYYDKKIYEFDPFAKLDQTGVGQLVQMAAEKGKATRPNIKLGICGEHGGDPSSVEFCHNVGLNYVSCSPFRVPVARLAAAHAEVKNPRKK, from the coding sequence ATGCAAAAAAAGTATGTTTACCTTTTTAGCGAAGGTAGTGGTAAAATGAAAGAACTCCTTGGTGGAAAAGGTGCTAACCTAGCAGAAATGACTAGCTTAGGAATTCCAGTTCCACAAGGATTTACTGTAACTACAGAGGCTTGCAATAAGTATTATGAAGACGGAAAGGTTATAGCTCAAGAAATAATCGACGAAATTCATGAAACTATGGCTAAGCTTGAAGAGATATCTGGAAAGAAATTTGGAAGTGTAGAAAATCCACTTCTTGTATCAGTAAGATCTGGAGCTAGAGCTTCAATGCCTGGTATGATGGATACTATACTTAACCTTGGATTAAATGATGATACAGTAGAAGCTATGGCAAAACTAACAAACAACCCAAGATTTGCTTATGACTCCTATAGAAGATTCATCCAAATGTTTGCCGATGTTGTTATGGAAGTTGAAAAGAGAAACTTCGAAAATATATTAGATGAAGTTAAAGAAGCTAAGGGAGTTAAGCTTGATACTGAGCTTGATGCTAATGATTTGAAAGAAGTTGTTAAAAAGTTCAAAGCTTTTTATAAAGAAGCTAAGGGTGAAGAATTCCCTTCAGATCCAAAACTTCAATTAATTGAATCCATTACAGCTGTATTTAGATCATGGGATAACCCAAGAGCTATTGTTTATAGAAGAATGAACGATATACCTTCAAGCTGGGGAACAGCTGTTAACGTTCAAGCAATGGTATTTGGAAACAAGGGAGAAACTTCAGGTACAGGAGTTGCTTTCTCAAGAAACCCATCTACTGGAGAAAAGAAAATATATGCTGAATACTTAATGAATGCTCAAGGAGAAGACGTTGTTGCTGGTATAAGAACTCCAGAAGACATATCAACACTTGAACAAAGAAATCCAGAAGTATACAAGCAATTTATGGATATAGTACACACATTAGAAAACCACTATAGAGACATGCAAGACATGGAATTCACTATAGAAGATGGTAAGCTATACTTCCTACAAACAAGAAACGGTAAGAGAACAGCTCAAGCTGCTCTTAAGATTGCTGTTGACTTAGTTGAAGAAGGAATGTGTACAAAAGAAGAAGCTATTCTTAAGGTTGATCCAAAACAACTAGACAGCTTGCTTCACCCAGCATTTGATGCTGCTGATATGAAAGCTGCTAAGGTTATAGCTAAAGGTCTTCCAGCTTCTCCAGGAGCTGCTTGTGGTAAAATAACATTTACTGCAGAAGAAGCTAAGGAAAGAGCTGAAAAGGGTGAAAAGGTAGTTCTTGTTAGACTTGAAACTTCACCAGAAGATATTGAAGGTATGGTAGCTGCTGAAGGCATATTAACTGTAAGAGGTGGAATGACTTCTCACGCTGCAGTTGTTGCTAGAGGAATGGGAACTTGCTGCGTAGCTGGCTGCGGAGATTTAAAAGTTAATGAAGAAGCTAAAACTGTTGAAGTAAATGGTTTAGTATTAGGTCAAAACGACTATTTATCAATAGATGGAAGCACAGGTAATGTATACGGTCAAGCAATAAAGACTGTAGAACCAGAAATTTCTGGTTACTTCGGAACTTTCATGGCTTGGGCTGATGAAATAAGAACACTTAAGGTTAGAACTAATGCTGATACTCCAAGAGATGCAGCTCAAGCTGTTAAATTTGGAGCTGAAGGTATAGGTCTTACTAGAACTGAGCATATGTTCTTCGATGAAAACAGAATAGCTGCTATGAGAGAAATGATAGTTGCTAAGAACGAAGCTGAAAGAAGAAAAGCTCTTGAAAAATTACTTCCAATGCAAAGAGAAGACTTTGTAGGAATCTACGAAGCTATGGAATACAGACCAGTTACTATAAGATTCCTAGATCCACCACTACACGAGTTCTTACCTCATGAAGATGAGGATATAAAAGCATTAGCTACTGAGATGGGATTAACTTTTGAAGAGTTAAAAGCAACTGTAGAATCACTACATGAATTCAATCCAATGATGGGACATAGAGGATGTAGATTAGCAGTTTCCTACCCAGAAATAGCTGAGATGCAAACAAGAGCTGTTATAGAAGCTGCTATAGACGTTAAGGCAAGAAAAGGCTACGATATAGTCCCAGAAATAATGATTCCTCTTGTTGGAGAAATAAGAGAATTAAAATATGTTAAAGATGTAGTTACAAGAACTGCAGATGCTATCATCAAGGAAAAGGGCGTTGACCTTAAGTACATGGTTGGAACAATGATAGAAATACCAAGAGCAGCTTTAACTGCTGATGAAATAGCTAAAGAAGCTGAATTCTTCTCATTTGGAACAAATGACTTAACTCAAATGACATTTGGATTCTCAAGAGACGATGCTGGTAACTTCTTAAAGCACTACTATGACAAGAAGATATACGAGTTTGATCCATTTGCAAAACTAGATCAAACTGGTGTTGGTCAGCTTGTACAAATGGCTGCTGAAAAAGGAAAAGCTACTAGACCAAACATTAAGCTTGGTATATGCGGAGAGCATGGTGGAGACCCATCATCAGTTGAATTCTGCCACAATGTAGGATTAAACTATGTATCTTGTTCACCATTCAGAGTTCCAGTAGCTAGACTTGCTGCTGCTCATGCTGAAGTTAAGAATCCAAGAAAGAAATAA
- a CDS encoding HTH domain-containing protein: MNSIKLTLRQEEIIRLVKENGPVTSEALAEKLNVTRAALRPDLAILTMTGILEARPKVGYIYSKKPSYSLVYDYIRNIKVSDVMSKPIVVDENMTVYDAIVHLFLNDVGTLFIQNNEILVGAVSRKDFLKIAMGGTDMHKVPVGVIMTRMPNIIFVEKEDTAYLAAQRIMEHEVDSLPVVERSFDGLKENLKIVGKISKTNITKLFVKLGENN; encoded by the coding sequence GTGAACAGCATTAAGCTTACGCTAAGACAAGAAGAAATAATAAGGTTAGTTAAGGAAAATGGACCTGTAACAAGCGAAGCCTTAGCAGAAAAGTTGAATGTTACTAGAGCAGCTCTAAGACCTGATTTAGCAATACTAACTATGACAGGCATACTTGAAGCCCGACCTAAAGTTGGATATATATATTCTAAGAAACCTTCTTATAGTTTAGTGTATGATTACATAAGAAACATCAAAGTAAGCGATGTAATGTCAAAGCCTATAGTAGTAGATGAAAATATGACAGTCTATGATGCCATTGTTCATCTTTTCTTAAATGATGTTGGAACATTATTTATACAAAATAATGAAATATTGGTTGGGGCTGTTTCGAGAAAAGATTTTCTAAAGATAGCTATGGGTGGAACTGATATGCACAAGGTTCCTGTTGGTGTTATAATGACCAGAATGCCAAACATAATTTTTGTCGAAAAAGAAGATACTGCTTATCTAGCTGCTCAAAGGATTATGGAGCATGAGGTTGATAGTCTTCCTGTTGTTGAAAGAAGTTTTGACGGACTAAAGGAAAATTTAAAAATAGTCGGGAAGATATCAAAAACTAATATCACAAAGTTATTTGTTAAATTAGGTGAGAATAACTAA
- a CDS encoding CotS family spore coat protein has protein sequence MPEQATSYNLNLLSEENVKNNVLPYYGLESSEITQIKFKDTDKQRAVYKVSSPDKSYCLKKIYFSLEDLLFVYSAVEWLYRNGIKVPRILPTKSRSRFVNYSNMLFILTPWIDGEKCSYDNNDHVLASSVNLSKLHSCTRNFKPIDGSSDRTGFEDQYLSLQKHFQQMLLCSNLAFKHGDKFSKLFLQYFDTNILLAQTAVNIAATINNNNLNKCLCHLDYVNKNIIFDANKDIWLIDFDKCKLDYRVHDISYFLRRLLKRDNTRWDLELTLNTLDLYERTYPLNLDEYKSILVYLAFPQKFWKISRDYYNNISKCNKNSFITLLSKTCAKSDYQLQFIYGFTEYIEKKFNTKLV, from the coding sequence ATGCCTGAGCAGGCAACGTCATATAATTTAAACTTATTATCTGAGGAAAATGTAAAAAATAATGTATTGCCTTATTATGGATTAGAAAGTTCTGAAATCACTCAGATAAAATTCAAGGATACAGATAAGCAAAGGGCTGTTTACAAAGTAAGTTCACCGGATAAATCTTATTGTTTAAAGAAAATATATTTCTCACTTGAAGATTTACTTTTTGTATATTCAGCTGTGGAATGGCTCTATAGAAATGGGATTAAAGTTCCAAGAATACTTCCAACCAAAAGTAGAAGTAGATTTGTAAATTACTCAAATATGCTGTTTATTCTTACTCCTTGGATTGATGGTGAAAAATGCAGCTATGATAATAATGATCATGTTCTAGCTTCAAGCGTAAATTTATCAAAGTTACATAGCTGTACAAGAAACTTTAAACCAATAGATGGAAGCAGTGATAGGACAGGCTTTGAGGATCAATATTTGTCCTTGCAAAAACATTTTCAGCAAATGCTGCTTTGTTCAAATTTAGCCTTTAAACATGGAGACAAGTTTTCTAAGTTATTTCTTCAATATTTCGATACAAATATTTTATTAGCACAAACTGCAGTAAACATTGCGGCTACAATAAACAATAATAACTTGAATAAATGTCTCTGCCACCTTGATTACGTAAACAAAAATATAATTTTTGATGCTAATAAGGATATATGGCTTATTGATTTTGACAAATGTAAATTAGATTATAGAGTTCATGATATCTCCTATTTCCTGAGAAGGTTATTAAAGAGAGATAATACAAGGTGGGATCTAGAATTGACCTTAAACACCTTAGACCTATACGAAAGAACTTATCCCCTTAATCTAGATGAATATAAGTCTATACTTGTGTATTTAGCTTTTCCACAGAAATTCTGGAAAATATCTAGAGATTATTACAATAACATTTCAAAGTGTAATAAAAATTCGTTTATTACACTACTAAGTAAGACCTGTGCTAAATCAGATTATCAGCTTCAATTTATTTATGGATTTACAGAATATATAGAGAAAAAGTTTAATACAAAACTTGTTTAA